From one Thalassobaculum sp. OXR-137 genomic stretch:
- a CDS encoding branched-chain amino acid ABC transporter permease translates to MFDLDALASCLSASACLVNQATSGLIIGMLLFLVASGVTLIFGVLHVINFAHGSFYMVGAYLAYTTYVVTGNYFLAALVGGVGAGITGILFERLIISRVYGQNLLMQLLVCYAFILIVDDLVKIIWGAEYLAMGIPAEFRLPPLRFAGGFIPPFYLFLVGVAVAIGLGSVLLVTKTRFGKIVRAAALNAPMVSALGIRVNVYFALLFGFGCALAGVAGALAAPVRSLTPGMGLGILVESFIVTVIGGMGSIPGAFLAAIILGLTRSIGSVGFPLFVDGAMFMIMALVLIFRPTGLLGQGAVR, encoded by the coding sequence ATGTTCGATTTAGATGCGCTTGCCAGCTGTCTGTCGGCCTCTGCCTGCCTGGTGAACCAGGCGACGAGCGGACTGATCATCGGCATGCTTCTGTTCCTGGTGGCGTCCGGCGTCACGCTGATCTTCGGCGTGCTCCATGTCATCAATTTCGCCCATGGCAGCTTCTACATGGTCGGCGCGTATCTCGCGTATACGACCTATGTGGTCACCGGAAACTACTTCCTGGCGGCCCTGGTCGGCGGGGTGGGAGCCGGCATTACCGGTATTCTTTTCGAGCGGCTGATCATCAGCCGGGTCTACGGCCAGAACCTGCTGATGCAGCTCCTGGTCTGCTACGCCTTCATTCTGATCGTCGATGATCTGGTGAAGATCATCTGGGGCGCGGAATACCTGGCCATGGGCATCCCGGCCGAGTTCCGTCTGCCGCCGCTGCGCTTCGCCGGCGGCTTCATCCCGCCCTTCTATCTGTTCCTGGTCGGCGTCGCCGTCGCCATCGGCCTCGGATCGGTGCTGCTGGTCACCAAGACCCGGTTCGGCAAGATCGTGCGGGCCGCGGCGCTGAACGCGCCGATGGTGTCGGCCCTCGGCATCCGGGTGAACGTCTACTTCGCGCTGTTGTTCGGCTTCGGCTGTGCGCTGGCCGGTGTTGCCGGCGCGCTAGCGGCACCGGTGCGCTCGCTGACCCCCGGGATGGGCCTCGGCATTCTGGTGGAGAGCTTCATCGTCACGGTTATCGGCGGCATGGGCTCGATCCCGGGCGCCTTCCTGGCCGCGATCATCCTCGGCCTGACCCGCTCGATCGGCAGCGTCGGCTTCCCGCTCTTCGTTGACGGCGCGATGTTCATGATCATGGCGCTGGTGCTGATCTTCCGGCCGACCGGGCTGCTGGGCCAGGGAGCGGTGCGATGA
- a CDS encoding TetR/AcrR family transcriptional regulator, which yields MADSLSLRPTQARRLSREEKARETYRLLLEAAAQVVGTDGYAEASISKITQLAGVAQGTFYNYFESRQDVLNRLLPYMGRQMLDHIASSMPRDLTGPAREEARLRAFFGYLDTHPTFYRILYEAEVFAPEAHAEHFRILVEGYKAALGRAVRRGEIQGFDENELEAIIYMLLASRAYIAMRYARDGNGHTGPVPEHVIQAYMKMLRRGLFSEG from the coding sequence ATGGCGGACTCTCTTTCCCTTCGCCCCACCCAAGCGCGACGTCTGTCCCGTGAGGAGAAGGCGCGCGAGACCTACAGACTGCTTCTGGAAGCCGCGGCGCAGGTGGTCGGCACCGACGGTTATGCCGAGGCCTCGATCTCGAAGATTACCCAGCTCGCCGGCGTCGCCCAGGGAACCTTCTACAACTACTTCGAATCCCGCCAGGACGTCTTGAACCGGCTGCTGCCCTATATGGGCCGGCAGATGCTCGACCATATCGCCTCGTCCATGCCGCGCGACCTGACCGGACCGGCGCGCGAGGAGGCACGGCTGCGGGCCTTCTTCGGCTATCTCGACACCCATCCGACCTTCTACCGCATTCTGTACGAGGCCGAGGTCTTCGCGCCCGAGGCTCACGCCGAACATTTCCGGATTCTGGTTGAGGGCTACAAGGCGGCGCTGGGCCGGGCGGTCCGGCGCGGCGAGATCCAAGGGTTCGACGAGAACGAGCTGGAGGCGATCATCTACATGCTGCTGGCCTCGCGGGCCTATATCGCCATGCGCTACGCCCGGGACGGCAACGGCCATACCGGCCCGGTGCCCGAGCATGTGATCCAGGCCTATATGAAGATGCTGCGCCGGGGCCTGTTCTCGGAAGGGTGA
- the katG gene encoding catalase/peroxidase HPI: protein MDGSNKSGGCPFMHGHTLASAVSNRDWWPNQLNLKILHQNPPMSDPLGEDFNYAEAFNAVDYDGLKKDLTALMTESQDWWPADYGHYGGLFIRMAWHSAGTYRTGDGRGGASSGTQRFAPLNSWPDNGNLDKARRLLWPIKQKYGNAISWADLMILAGNVALESMGFKTFGFGGGREDIFEPEEDIYWGRETEWLATSDKENSRYSGDRMLENPLAAVQMGLIYVNPEGPDGNPDPLASAKDIRETFARMAMNDEETVALVAGGHTFGKCHGAGDPSLVGAEPEGGDIIDQGLGWKNGFESGIGAHTTTSGLEGAWTPNPTQWDMGYFDMLFGYEWELTKSPAGANQWAPKNVAEKDMAPDAHDPSKKVPTMMSTADMAMRMDPTYEKISRRFHANPDEFADAFARAWFKLTHRDMGPRVRYLGPEVPSEVLIWQDPVPDVDHPLVDDKDVADIKAKVLASGIPAADLISAAWNSAATFRGSDKRGGANGARIRLAPQKDWEANEPVKLSATLEKLESLRTSINGGLSGGKKISLADLIVLAGSAAVEDAAKKAGHDVKVPFAPGRTDASQEQTDAEAFEPLEPVADGFRNYHPRKYSVADEELMVDRAQLLGLSAPEMTVLVGGMRALNANYGGSNLGVLTDKPGTLTNDFFVNLLNMRTVWSAANEDETEFEGRDRTSGALKWKASRADLVFGSNSQLRAVAEVYAQEDAKAKFAKDFVKAWTKVMNADRFDLA, encoded by the coding sequence ATGGACGGCAGTAACAAGTCAGGCGGATGCCCCTTCATGCACGGGCACACGCTGGCCTCTGCGGTGAGCAACCGCGACTGGTGGCCGAACCAGCTCAATCTGAAGATCCTGCACCAGAATCCGCCGATGTCGGACCCGCTCGGCGAGGACTTCAACTATGCGGAGGCCTTCAATGCGGTCGACTACGACGGGCTGAAGAAGGACCTTACCGCCCTGATGACCGAGTCCCAGGACTGGTGGCCGGCCGATTACGGGCACTACGGCGGACTGTTCATCCGCATGGCCTGGCACAGCGCCGGCACCTACCGCACGGGCGACGGCCGCGGCGGCGCCTCCTCGGGTACCCAGCGCTTCGCCCCGCTGAACAGCTGGCCGGATAACGGCAACCTGGACAAGGCGCGCCGCCTGCTCTGGCCGATCAAGCAGAAATACGGCAATGCCATCTCCTGGGCCGACCTGATGATCCTGGCCGGCAACGTCGCGCTGGAATCCATGGGCTTCAAGACCTTCGGGTTCGGCGGCGGCCGCGAGGATATCTTCGAGCCGGAAGAGGACATCTACTGGGGTCGCGAGACCGAGTGGTTGGCAACCTCCGACAAGGAGAACAGCCGCTACTCCGGCGACCGCATGCTGGAGAACCCGCTCGCCGCGGTGCAGATGGGCCTGATCTACGTCAACCCGGAAGGCCCGGACGGCAACCCAGATCCGCTGGCTTCGGCCAAGGACATCCGCGAGACCTTCGCGCGCATGGCCATGAACGATGAGGAGACCGTCGCCCTGGTGGCCGGCGGCCACACCTTCGGCAAGTGCCACGGGGCCGGTGATCCGTCGCTGGTCGGTGCCGAGCCGGAAGGCGGCGACATCATCGACCAGGGTCTCGGCTGGAAGAACGGCTTCGAGTCCGGCATCGGCGCGCATACCACCACCTCCGGTCTCGAAGGGGCGTGGACGCCGAACCCGACCCAGTGGGACATGGGCTATTTCGACATGCTGTTCGGCTACGAGTGGGAGCTGACCAAGAGCCCCGCCGGCGCCAACCAGTGGGCCCCGAAGAACGTCGCCGAGAAGGACATGGCGCCGGATGCCCATGATCCCTCCAAGAAGGTCCCGACCATGATGTCCACCGCCGACATGGCGATGCGCATGGACCCGACCTACGAGAAGATCTCGCGGCGCTTCCACGCCAATCCGGACGAGTTCGCCGACGCTTTCGCCCGCGCCTGGTTCAAGCTGACCCACCGCGACATGGGTCCGCGCGTCCGCTACCTCGGCCCGGAGGTCCCGAGCGAGGTGCTGATCTGGCAGGATCCGGTGCCGGATGTCGATCACCCGCTGGTGGACGACAAGGACGTGGCCGACATCAAGGCGAAGGTCCTGGCCTCCGGCATCCCGGCGGCCGACCTGATCTCGGCGGCCTGGAACTCGGCCGCCACGTTCCGCGGTTCCGACAAGCGGGGCGGCGCCAACGGCGCCCGCATCCGCCTCGCCCCGCAGAAGGACTGGGAAGCCAACGAGCCGGTCAAGCTCTCCGCCACCCTGGAGAAGCTGGAAAGCCTGCGGACGTCCATCAACGGCGGTCTGTCGGGCGGCAAGAAGATCTCGCTCGCCGACCTGATCGTGCTGGCGGGATCGGCCGCGGTGGAAGACGCCGCCAAGAAGGCGGGTCACGACGTGAAGGTCCCCTTCGCGCCGGGCCGCACCGACGCCAGCCAGGAGCAAACCGACGCCGAGGCCTTCGAGCCGCTGGAGCCGGTGGCCGACGGGTTCCGCAACTACCACCCGCGCAAGTACAGCGTGGCGGATGAGGAACTGATGGTCGATCGGGCCCAGCTCCTCGGCCTCAGCGCGCCGGAAATGACCGTGCTGGTCGGCGGTATGCGGGCGCTGAACGCCAATTACGGCGGGTCGAACCTGGGTGTCCTCACCGACAAGCCGGGCACGCTCACGAACGACTTCTTCGTCAACCTGCTGAACATGCGCACCGTGTGGTCGGCGGCGAACGAGGACGAGACGGAGTTCGAGGGCCGCGACCGCACCAGCGGCGCGCTGAAGTGGAAGGCGTCCCGCGCCGATCTGGTGTTCGGCTCCAACTCGCAGCTCCGGGCCGTCGCCGAGGTCTATGCCCAGGAAGACGCCAAGGCGAAGTTCGCCAAGGACTTCGTGAAGGCCTGGACCAAGGTCATGAACGCGGACCGGTTCGACCTCGCCTGA
- a CDS encoding ABC transporter ATP-binding protein yields MLRLENVVKSFGGVVATNDVSLNFPAGSLSAVIGPNGAGKTTLFNLVTGHLVPDSGKILLEEENIAGKPPVDIVRKGIGRAFQIASIFPSMTVEQSLMCAVASHFRESEALLSVFPPTNVRRRTEELIELLGMGSVAKLLSSNISHGDQKLLDIGLALALEPKVLMLDEPTAGMGPEERWQMIGTVRRLWEQGGMTLIFIEHDMDIVFEVAQGITVLSYGAVLAQGTADEIRSHPEVVEAYLGSESTAEASQ; encoded by the coding sequence ATGCTGCGCCTCGAGAATGTGGTCAAGTCGTTCGGCGGCGTGGTCGCCACCAACGACGTCTCCCTCAACTTCCCCGCCGGCTCGCTGAGTGCCGTGATCGGTCCGAACGGTGCCGGCAAGACGACGCTCTTCAACCTCGTCACCGGACACCTGGTGCCGGACAGCGGGAAGATCCTGCTGGAGGAAGAGAACATCGCCGGCAAGCCGCCGGTCGATATCGTGCGCAAGGGCATCGGCCGCGCCTTCCAGATCGCCAGCATCTTCCCGAGCATGACGGTCGAGCAGTCGCTGATGTGCGCCGTGGCCTCGCATTTCCGCGAGTCGGAAGCGCTGCTGTCGGTATTCCCCCCGACCAATGTGCGCCGCCGGACCGAGGAACTGATCGAGCTGCTGGGCATGGGCTCGGTGGCGAAGCTGCTGAGTTCCAACATCTCCCACGGCGACCAGAAGCTGCTGGATATCGGTCTGGCGCTTGCGCTCGAGCCGAAGGTGCTGATGCTGGACGAGCCGACCGCCGGCATGGGTCCGGAGGAGCGCTGGCAGATGATCGGGACCGTGCGCCGCCTGTGGGAGCAGGGGGGCATGACGCTCATCTTCATCGAGCATGACATGGACATCGTCTTCGAGGTCGCCCAGGGCATCACCGTGCTGAGCTACGGCGCGGTCCTGGCCCAGGGAACGGCGGACGAAATTCGCAGCCATCCGGAGGTCGTCGAGGCCTATCTGGGATCGGAGTCGACGGCGGAGGCCTCGCAATGA
- a CDS encoding hydrogen peroxide-inducible genes activator, with protein sequence MINITLKQLRYFDAVTRTGHFGRAAESCAISQPAMSMQIKELEETLGVSLLDRSARKVRLTSFGEEFSLRVRDLLRSAEELGDMARAAREGLIGRLRLGIIPTIAPYLLPSLIGDLTERHPGLDLHVRESLTPRLLQELSDGRIDAAVVALPVSEPAFTEVTLFSETFLLVRHSDAADDPVPSPASLREMRLLLLEEGHCFRDQALSFCNIRSTLPRETLDGSSLSTLVQMVGSGIGVTLIPEMAADVETRSASVSIARFDEPQPSRSVGMIWRKTSPLAPQLGQVAEVVRGSAATLRERHRQASLAP encoded by the coding sequence ATGATAAACATCACCCTGAAACAGCTCCGCTACTTCGACGCCGTCACCCGCACCGGCCATTTCGGGCGGGCGGCGGAGAGCTGCGCGATCTCCCAACCGGCGATGTCGATGCAGATCAAGGAGCTGGAGGAGACCCTCGGGGTTTCGCTGCTGGACCGCAGTGCCCGCAAGGTGCGGCTGACCAGCTTTGGCGAGGAGTTTTCGCTGCGGGTCCGCGACCTGCTGAGGTCTGCCGAAGAGTTGGGAGACATGGCGCGGGCGGCGCGCGAGGGGCTGATCGGGCGCCTGCGTCTCGGCATCATCCCGACCATCGCGCCCTACCTGCTGCCCTCGCTGATCGGCGACCTGACCGAGCGTCATCCCGGCCTCGATCTTCATGTGCGCGAGAGCCTGACCCCGCGTCTGCTGCAGGAGCTGTCGGACGGCCGGATCGACGCGGCGGTCGTCGCGCTGCCGGTCTCCGAGCCTGCGTTCACGGAGGTCACCCTGTTCTCGGAGACGTTCCTGCTGGTCCGGCACAGCGATGCCGCAGACGATCCGGTGCCGAGTCCCGCAAGCCTGCGGGAAATGCGGCTGCTGCTGCTGGAGGAGGGGCATTGCTTCCGCGACCAGGCGCTGTCCTTCTGCAATATCCGCTCGACCCTGCCGCGCGAGACTCTGGACGGCAGTTCGCTGTCCACCCTGGTCCAGATGGTCGGATCGGGGATCGGCGTCACCCTGATCCCGGAGATGGCGGCGGATGTGGAGACGCGTTCCGCCTCGGTGTCGATCGCCCGGTTCGACGAGCCGCAGCCCTCGCGCAGCGTCGGCATGATCTGGCGCAAGACCAGCCCGCTTGCCCCGCAGCTCGGCCAGGTGGCGGAGGTGGTGCGGGGCTCGGCTGCCACCTTGCGCGAACGCCACAGGCAGGCGAGTCTCGCCCCATGA
- a CDS encoding ABC transporter ATP-binding protein, translating to MSGGTNGSTAGDVILKVEDIDVFYGASKILFGVDLEVTRGRTLALLGRNGAGKSTTMKAIAGIAKPRKGVIAMEGQNLAGARPDVIARAGIGYVPEDRQVFSMHSVEDNLLIGMKKGVRGQEDWTLERVYDTFPILARMKDRKAGLMSGGEQQMLTIARTLMGNPDVLLLDEPSEGLAPIIVQAIGDLIRTLRETGVTIVLAEQNMHFCLGISEDAAVIDKGHIVYRDTIAGLRANEEVTKRYLAI from the coding sequence ATGAGCGGCGGGACGAACGGCAGCACGGCCGGTGACGTGATCCTCAAGGTCGAGGATATCGACGTCTTCTACGGCGCCTCCAAGATCCTGTTCGGCGTCGATCTGGAGGTCACCCGCGGCCGCACCCTGGCCCTGCTGGGCCGCAACGGTGCCGGCAAGAGCACGACGATGAAGGCCATCGCCGGCATCGCCAAGCCGCGCAAGGGCGTCATCGCCATGGAAGGCCAGAACCTGGCCGGGGCGCGGCCCGATGTCATCGCCCGGGCCGGAATCGGCTACGTGCCGGAGGATCGGCAGGTGTTCTCCATGCACAGCGTGGAGGACAACCTTCTCATCGGTATGAAGAAGGGGGTGCGCGGGCAGGAGGATTGGACCCTGGAGCGGGTCTACGACACCTTCCCGATCCTGGCCCGCATGAAGGACCGCAAGGCGGGGCTGATGTCCGGCGGCGAGCAGCAGATGCTGACCATCGCGCGCACCCTGATGGGCAACCCGGACGTCCTGCTGCTGGACGAACCGTCGGAGGGTCTGGCCCCGATCATCGTGCAGGCGATCGGCGACCTGATCCGCACCCTGCGGGAGACCGGCGTCACCATCGTCCTGGCCGAGCAGAACATGCATTTCTGCCTCGGCATCTCCGAGGATGCGGCGGTGATCGACAAGGGACATATCGTCTACCGCGACACCATCGCCGGCCTGCGCGCCAACGAAGAGGTCACCAAGCGGTACCTGGCGATCTGA
- a CDS encoding phospholipase D family protein, with the protein METTLGVETRQDPAEETSAETVTPLIAASEAYPALEERIFDAKREVLLGFRIFDPTTRLRSQRVTDSGLTTWADLIADVSSRGVDVRILLTDFEPTVATDLHKLTWASVRGFHTARIDAGDDGDPRPGLQVIAALHEAKVGKMLRWVFWPLVWYRVRRLATIQGVRPETLLAEAPGLAPLLGTRNPSALLPRFGTPPRLRPATYHQKLAIVDGTYAVIGGLDINERRYDTPAHDLPSDETWHDVSLGITGPVCDDARDHFIDCWNREVKPFNQRVKRLRRFVRNMPALVERMDVPDTSARPQRVDDRRLRFIRTVSRQRRTLTEFGPRPAIMEIEQAHIDAIRQAEGMIYIETQFLRSRSIVLELVAAAHRQPDLRLILLLPSAPQEVLYEDATEPPHRHGEWLQIQCLEAIRQAFGERAAFYSLVNRYQELETDDRRTIDGHPVIYIHSKVFIVDHRLAMISSANLNGRSLRWDTEAGVVWNDAEEVRAFEQRLWDYHLGSVFAGRRIAGRNEELFDLWKEAATGGPAEAERRPYIADFPFEEGRAFARKSWFVPDDLV; encoded by the coding sequence ATGGAAACGACACTGGGGGTTGAGACACGGCAAGATCCAGCGGAAGAGACGTCGGCAGAGACGGTCACCCCGCTGATCGCGGCGAGCGAAGCCTATCCCGCCCTCGAAGAACGGATCTTCGACGCCAAGCGCGAGGTGCTCCTCGGATTCCGTATTTTCGATCCGACAACCAGACTGCGCTCCCAGCGGGTCACGGACTCGGGCCTGACGACCTGGGCAGACCTGATCGCCGACGTGTCGTCGCGGGGCGTCGATGTGCGGATCCTGCTCACCGATTTCGAGCCCACCGTCGCCACCGATCTTCACAAGCTGACCTGGGCCTCCGTGCGCGGCTTTCATACGGCCCGCATCGACGCCGGCGACGACGGGGACCCGCGCCCGGGTCTGCAGGTGATCGCCGCGCTGCACGAGGCCAAGGTCGGCAAGATGTTGCGCTGGGTATTCTGGCCGCTGGTTTGGTATCGGGTCCGCCGTCTGGCCACGATCCAGGGCGTCCGTCCCGAGACCCTGCTGGCGGAGGCGCCCGGCCTCGCGCCGCTGCTGGGAACCCGCAATCCCAGCGCTCTCCTGCCCCGTTTCGGGACTCCCCCGCGCCTGCGACCGGCCACCTATCATCAGAAGCTCGCCATCGTCGACGGCACGTACGCCGTGATCGGCGGGCTGGACATCAACGAGCGGCGCTACGACACGCCGGCCCACGATCTTCCGTCCGATGAAACCTGGCACGATGTCAGCCTGGGCATCACCGGTCCGGTTTGCGACGACGCGCGGGACCATTTCATCGATTGCTGGAACCGGGAGGTGAAGCCGTTCAACCAGCGGGTCAAGCGCCTGCGCCGGTTCGTGCGCAATATGCCTGCCCTGGTGGAGCGGATGGACGTGCCGGACACGTCGGCCCGCCCGCAGCGCGTCGACGACCGCCGATTGCGCTTCATCCGCACGGTGTCCCGCCAGCGCCGCACGCTCACGGAATTCGGCCCCCGACCGGCGATCATGGAGATCGAGCAGGCGCATATCGACGCCATCCGCCAGGCGGAGGGCATGATCTACATCGAGACCCAGTTCCTGCGGTCGCGGAGCATCGTCCTGGAACTGGTGGCGGCCGCACACCGCCAGCCCGACCTGCGTCTGATCCTTCTGCTGCCGTCGGCGCCGCAGGAGGTGCTGTACGAAGACGCCACGGAGCCGCCGCATCGGCACGGCGAATGGCTGCAGATCCAGTGCCTGGAGGCGATCCGGCAAGCGTTCGGCGAGCGTGCGGCGTTCTATTCGTTGGTGAACCGGTATCAGGAGCTGGAGACGGACGACCGCCGGACGATCGACGGGCACCCGGTCATCTATATTCACTCCAAGGTCTTCATCGTCGACCACCGCCTGGCGATGATCAGCTCAGCCAACCTCAACGGCCGAAGCCTGCGCTGGGACACCGAGGCCGGGGTGGTGTGGAACGACGCCGAAGAGGTCCGCGCCTTCGAACAGCGGCTGTGGGATTACCATCTGGGCTCCGTCTTCGCGGGCCGGCGCATTGCCGGCCGCAATGAAGAGCTTTTCGATCTGTGGAAGGAGGCAGCGACCGGCGGGCCGGCTGAGGCGGAACGGCGCCCGTATATCGCCGACTTTCCGTTCGAAGAGGGTCGGGCCTTTGCCAGAAAATCGTGGTTCGTCCCGGACGATCTCGTTTGA
- a CDS encoding branched-chain amino acid ABC transporter permease, giving the protein MTLIVQFRRDLLIAAIGLAVLIAIGLGIEHAWPRDFLTSIFAAGLLAMSLNMLIGYTGLVSFGHAAFFALGGYIFGLLLQSPAFTGAMGAASVPVALVAAVVGTGLYAVVIGAICVRLTEIYFAFLTLAFQMFLYSVILSWVDLTGGDQGLMGGIPRPEFLGIDLGDQYHRYVFCAVLFVVCVMIMRIMTESPFGYTLRMIRDNATRAAFLGVNVTRVKLICFVVSSSIAAVGGVILALFTSGAYPEWAFWAQSGEAIFMIMLGGLNVFLGPVLGAVALRILNDVVQMYTSHTEIVIGLVIMFVVLVLRRGILDFVKDWWVEKQQARLAAENRNGRE; this is encoded by the coding sequence ATGACCCTCATTGTTCAGTTCCGGCGCGATCTGCTGATTGCCGCCATCGGCCTTGCCGTGTTGATCGCCATCGGTCTCGGCATCGAGCATGCGTGGCCGCGCGACTTCCTGACCTCGATCTTCGCCGCCGGCCTGCTCGCCATGTCGCTGAACATGCTGATCGGCTACACGGGCCTGGTGTCCTTCGGCCATGCGGCGTTCTTCGCGCTCGGCGGCTATATCTTCGGCCTGCTGCTGCAGTCGCCGGCCTTCACCGGCGCCATGGGCGCCGCATCGGTTCCCGTGGCCCTGGTGGCGGCGGTGGTCGGAACCGGTCTCTATGCCGTGGTGATCGGCGCGATCTGCGTCCGGCTGACCGAGATCTACTTCGCCTTCCTGACGCTCGCCTTCCAGATGTTCCTGTACAGCGTGATCCTGAGCTGGGTGGACCTGACCGGCGGCGACCAGGGGCTGATGGGCGGCATTCCGCGGCCGGAGTTCCTGGGCATCGATCTGGGCGACCAGTATCACCGCTACGTCTTCTGCGCGGTACTGTTCGTGGTCTGCGTGATGATCATGCGGATCATGACCGAGAGCCCGTTCGGCTACACCCTGCGCATGATCCGCGACAACGCCACCCGCGCCGCCTTCCTCGGCGTGAACGTCACCCGGGTGAAGCTGATCTGCTTCGTGGTGTCGTCCTCGATCGCGGCGGTCGGCGGCGTGATCCTCGCCCTGTTCACCTCCGGCGCCTATCCGGAATGGGCATTCTGGGCGCAGTCCGGCGAGGCGATCTTCATGATCATGCTCGGTGGCCTGAACGTGTTCCTGGGACCGGTGCTCGGCGCGGTGGCGCTGCGCATCCTGAACGACGTGGTCCAGATGTACACCTCGCACACCGAGATCGTGATCGGTCTGGTGATCATGTTCGTCGTGCTCGTTCTGCGCCGCGGCATTCTCGATTTCGTCAAGGATTGGTGGGTCGAGAAGCAGCAGGCGCGTCTGGCGGCGGAAAATCGGAATGGACGTGAATGA
- a CDS encoding VOC family protein, with protein MGFEIDRVDHIVINCRDLETTVAWYQRVLGLQREEFAYGDHTHVALKYGRQKFNVRPTGTEHWWSVDNDAPGSLDICLITTSPIDDVIAHLAACEVEIAKGPVPQIGALGPMTSVYFYDPDRNLIEVAVYS; from the coding sequence ATGGGCTTCGAGATCGACCGGGTCGACCACATCGTCATCAACTGCCGCGACCTGGAGACGACGGTTGCCTGGTACCAGCGGGTTCTCGGGCTGCAGCGCGAGGAGTTCGCCTATGGGGACCACACCCATGTCGCCCTGAAGTACGGCCGGCAGAAATTCAACGTGCGGCCGACCGGCACAGAGCATTGGTGGAGCGTGGACAACGACGCGCCCGGCAGCCTCGACATCTGCCTGATCACCACCAGCCCGATCGATGACGTGATCGCCCATCTCGCGGCCTGCGAGGTGGAGATCGCCAAGGGCCCGGTACCCCAGATCGGCGCGCTGGGCCCGATGACGTCGGTCTATTTCTACGACCCCGACCGGAACCTCATCGAGGTCGCCGTCTACTCCTGA
- a CDS encoding SDR family oxidoreductase: MSDVGSLKDRIAVVTGGASGIGAACARVMAARGARVVVADVNADAAAKVAAEIGGVGYAVDVRDADAIEALAEKSEREVGPTDILVTSAGIVQPPLPPEELSQELFDNVIAVNLRGTYLCAKAYGLRMVTRRSGSIVTISSVTAERSVPLHAYAPSKAAVTNMTMNLAAEWGRAGIRVNTVEPGYTRTPALQDQIDRGHRDVTLLEENSTLGRMVEPEEIAKAVAFLASDEASAVTGIALPVDVGFFSAGSWHPYGGVRRQGNR; this comes from the coding sequence ATGAGTGACGTGGGAAGCCTGAAGGACCGCATCGCGGTCGTCACGGGCGGAGCCAGCGGCATCGGTGCCGCCTGCGCCCGGGTGATGGCGGCGCGCGGGGCGCGCGTGGTGGTCGCCGACGTGAATGCCGACGCGGCGGCCAAGGTCGCGGCCGAGATCGGCGGGGTCGGTTATGCCGTGGACGTACGCGACGCCGACGCCATCGAGGCCCTGGCCGAGAAGAGCGAGCGAGAGGTCGGTCCGACCGACATCCTGGTGACCTCCGCCGGCATCGTGCAGCCGCCGCTGCCGCCGGAGGAGCTGTCGCAGGAGCTGTTCGACAACGTCATCGCGGTGAACCTGCGCGGCACCTATCTTTGCGCCAAGGCCTACGGCCTGCGCATGGTGACGCGCCGCAGCGGCTCCATCGTCACCATCAGCTCGGTGACCGCCGAGCGCTCGGTGCCGCTGCACGCCTATGCGCCGAGCAAGGCGGCGGTGACCAACATGACCATGAACCTTGCCGCCGAATGGGGCAGGGCCGGGATCCGGGTCAATACGGTGGAGCCGGGCTATACCCGTACGCCGGCGCTGCAGGACCAGATCGACCGCGGCCATCGCGACGTCACCCTGCTGGAGGAGAACTCCACCCTCGGCCGCATGGTCGAGCCGGAGGAGATCGCCAAGGCGGTCGCTTTCCTTGCCTCCGATGAAGCGTCGGCCGTGACCGGCATCGCGCTTCCGGTGGATGTCGGCTTCTTCAGCGCCGGCTCCTGGCATCCGTATGGCGGCGTGCGCCGACAGGGGAACCGCTGA